From Mycoplasma sp. 2045, a single genomic window includes:
- a CDS encoding MYPU_1760 family metalloprotease encodes MTKLRKSLLFLTGSILGLGTLVTNSCSFLDIFKSSGNGDKKQVNKVKLRFTNYTHPTIAASNVVSINNKEFMKTSSKSNDEVSQLLNRFETEKNNVHEYEETNGTCYFEYIDPYTNVTFRDYAYYVSADKSERRYLLGPQGLVLYAHEFKRKIPFSTEVFDLEAININNFSVIDNTANGLYIPNIKNIFINGFFFCESGMSLYEIIAYMMQTTFHEYMHHWANSYAEIAFKKDVLAKYYSFENDDSHLVNPSIIYYSPGTTIKDQHNHLYIQYWNKSFVDSFQYLLNYDVTSKSKISDETWEILRADNDKKNSFIHNVFSPKDIWDLSNGKPSNPDVIELNKKLKEHSKLYYSPDTKFGLSSNNIRYYYSLTELVPREYLKYGFEPYFNINLPNPIGPAIEDSRNKGQDIFTMSYFSYAHIDKTSSSTTYTISPTSLADDMSKVFLNNFDSQYRQGWYIQGDLTIQENSNRTRTYKNQSSILLPTTPFALSEYQPQVGYRTKTEYLNLQKIKQDKSVDFYKLFLDTMGYGKTISQLYYDNTGWKWIDSEHSQIENNEANQHKIKLSGYLDSNEYTGFVFVNPDNNQVTATSKIKYLDTFNFFGHKNFDKGALLSNSLTSEQAQQREEQLNNRIYPNSLNEYTNTLFIPYISEDFITKPSNNSVIYLWKDLNNNNIAEENEILIEKEITLPENRWVTTARSTKNQNVYNIIKTTDNKVKLDFHKLFT; translated from the coding sequence TACGTAAATCTTTATTGTTTTTAACTGGTTCAATCTTAGGTCTAGGAACACTTGTGACTAATTCATGCAGTTTTCTAGATATTTTTAAATCTTCTGGAAATGGTGATAAAAAACAAGTTAATAAAGTTAAATTAAGATTTACAAATTACACACATCCTACAATTGCAGCTTCTAATGTAGTCTCAATTAACAATAAAGAATTTATGAAAACTTCATCAAAAAGTAATGATGAAGTTAGTCAATTATTAAATAGATTTGAAACTGAAAAAAATAATGTGCACGAATATGAAGAAACTAATGGAACCTGCTATTTTGAATACATAGATCCGTACACAAATGTGACCTTTAGAGACTATGCATATTATGTTAGTGCAGACAAAAGTGAACGTAGATATTTATTAGGTCCTCAAGGTTTAGTTTTATATGCTCATGAATTTAAAAGAAAAATTCCATTCAGTACTGAAGTTTTTGATCTTGAAGCTATAAATATAAATAATTTTAGTGTAATAGATAATACTGCAAACGGATTATATATTCCAAATATTAAAAATATCTTTATTAATGGTTTCTTTTTTTGTGAATCAGGAATGAGCCTTTATGAAATTATTGCTTATATGATGCAAACAACATTCCACGAATATATGCACCATTGAGCAAACTCATATGCAGAAATTGCATTTAAAAAAGATGTACTTGCAAAATATTATAGTTTTGAAAATGATGATTCACATTTAGTTAACCCATCAATTATTTATTATTCACCTGGAACAACAATTAAAGATCAGCATAATCATCTTTACATTCAATATTGAAATAAATCGTTTGTTGATTCATTTCAATATTTATTAAACTATGATGTAACTTCAAAATCAAAAATCTCTGATGAAACTTGAGAAATATTAAGAGCAGATAATGACAAAAAAAATAGTTTTATTCATAATGTTTTTAGTCCAAAAGATATTTGAGATCTTTCAAACGGAAAACCAAGCAATCCTGATGTAATTGAACTTAATAAAAAATTAAAAGAACATTCAAAATTGTATTATTCACCTGATACAAAGTTCGGTCTTTCATCAAATAATATTCGCTACTATTATTCATTGACTGAATTAGTTCCTAGAGAATATTTGAAATATGGTTTTGAACCTTACTTTAATATAAATTTACCAAATCCAATTGGTCCTGCTATAGAAGATTCAAGAAATAAAGGCCAAGATATCTTTACAATGAGTTATTTTAGCTATGCTCATATCGACAAAACATCTTCATCCACAACTTACACAATTTCACCAACATCTTTAGCTGATGATATGAGTAAAGTTTTCTTGAATAATTTTGATTCACAATATAGACAAGGATGATACATACAAGGTGATTTGACAATTCAAGAAAATTCAAACAGAACAAGAACTTATAAAAATCAATCTTCAATTCTTCTGCCAACAACACCTTTTGCTTTATCTGAATATCAACCTCAAGTAGGATATAGAACTAAAACTGAATATTTAAATCTTCAGAAAATAAAACAAGATAAATCAGTTGATTTTTACAAATTATTTTTAGATACAATGGGTTATGGAAAAACTATTTCACAACTATATTATGATAATACTGGATGAAAATGAATTGATTCAGAGCATTCACAAATTGAAAATAATGAAGCAAATCAACATAAAATCAAATTAAGTGGTTACTTAGATTCAAATGAGTACACAGGGTTTGTCTTTGTTAATCCAGATAATAATCAAGTTACTGCAACGTCAAAAATTAAATACTTAGATACATTCAATTTTTTTGGTCACAAAAATTTTGATAAAGGTGCATTATTATCAAATTCATTAACATCAGAACAAGCTCAGCAAAGAGAAGAGCAATTAAATAATAGAATTTATCCAAATTCATTAAATGAATATACAAACACTTTATTTATTCCATATATTTCAGAAGATTTCATTACAAAACCAAGTAACAATTCAGTTATTTATTTATGAAAAGATTTAAATAACAATAATATTGCTGAAGAAAATGAAATTTTAATCGAAAAAGAAATAACACTTCCTGAAAATAGATGAGTAACGACAGCAAGATCAACAAAAAATCAAAATGTTTACAATATAATAAAAACTACAGATAATAAAGTTAAATTAGATTTTCATAAATTATTTACATAG
- a CDS encoding DUF402 domain-containing protein — protein sequence MLWDFSKLKVGQMINVQAYKHNGHLYRQWNSVKVIFHNKRHIVLFLKNTKVAEYERDVNGWRYKENAIWFIPKDSMYNAIVLLKESGSYYYINLASRPIFEDDTLKFIDYDLDIKCYPDKELQIVDREEFAEHSKEMKYPESLRKTIYDEIKDIISLYNDYEYFFSDEVIAYYLKVLYDDKLITEKTYNKLLDTNNRRKYNEETSMFADISKIYK from the coding sequence ATGCTATGAGATTTTTCTAAATTAAAAGTTGGACAAATGATTAATGTTCAAGCTTATAAACATAATGGTCATCTTTATAGACAATGAAATTCTGTAAAAGTAATTTTTCATAATAAGAGACATATTGTTTTATTTTTAAAAAACACTAAAGTGGCTGAATATGAAAGAGATGTAAATGGGTGAAGATATAAAGAAAATGCAATTTGATTTATTCCGAAAGATTCAATGTACAATGCAATTGTTCTTTTAAAAGAAAGTGGTTCTTATTATTATATAAACCTTGCATCACGTCCAATTTTTGAAGATGACACGCTTAAATTTATTGATTATGATTTAGACATAAAATGTTATCCAGATAAAGAATTGCAAATTGTTGATAGAGAAGAATTTGCTGAACATTCAAAAGAGATGAAATATCCCGAATCATTAAGGAAGACTATTTATGATGAAATTAAAGACATCATTTCTTTATATAATGATTATGAATATTTCTTTTCAGACGAAGTTATTGCATACTATTTAAAAGTTTTATATGATGATAAATTAATAACAGAGAAAACATATAATAAATTATTAGACACTAATAATAGAAGAAAATACAATGAAGAAACTTCGATGTTTGCTGATATTTCAAAAATATACAAATAA
- a CDS encoding 4'-phosphopantetheinyl transferase superfamily protein — protein MFKIGVDATNINRFINKKTSFINRVLSTHELAEYNQITDQNLKAKFLARAWAIKESIYKIDNSYIDFRNIDLVKKNNIWEFKNFCISITYVDNLVISVAISKEKNEKI, from the coding sequence ATGTTCAAAATAGGTGTGGATGCAACTAATATTAATAGATTTATTAATAAAAAAACATCTTTTATAAATAGAGTTTTATCAACGCATGAATTAGCAGAATATAACCAAATAACTGATCAAAATTTGAAAGCTAAATTTCTTGCCAGAGCATGAGCTATTAAAGAATCTATTTACAAAATTGATAATAGCTACATCGATTTTCGCAATATTGATTTAGTTAAAAAAAACAATATTTGAGAATTTAAAAACTTCTGTATTTCTATCACATATGTTGATAATTTAGTTATTTCCGTTGCTATTTCTAAGGAGAAAAATGAAAAAATATAA
- a CDS encoding 1-acyl-sn-glycerol-3-phosphate acyltransferase, with protein MKKYNVNVIFKMILFSPVWLFRYFLIKWKAWKYRKSPETSKSIERYAFLLKLSKKMLNLYNVDVKIEGYENLPQNGSVLLVANHKSNFDSLILMKATEQQSYEQGAKAMIPTFLAKSELQKKKIVKDTLSLLDTVFIDRKSIKNSLNALGDFGAFVKVQKTYGVIFPEGTRVKSEGLGEFKAGAFRVAQKDYMAIIPTVIINSLGSDSVHKKQRQQVTVKFLPALKPSTFMNQETSKLAERVKSLIESELLKEKDEN; from the coding sequence ATGAAAAAATATAATGTAAATGTAATTTTTAAGATGATTTTATTTTCACCAGTTTGATTATTCAGATACTTTTTAATTAAATGAAAAGCTTGAAAATATAGAAAATCACCTGAAACAAGTAAATCAATCGAAAGATATGCTTTCTTACTCAAACTTTCTAAAAAAATGCTAAATCTTTACAATGTGGATGTAAAAATTGAAGGATATGAAAACCTGCCACAAAATGGTTCTGTGTTATTAGTAGCTAACCATAAGTCAAACTTTGATTCTTTAATCTTAATGAAAGCTACAGAACAACAATCATATGAACAAGGTGCTAAAGCTATGATACCTACTTTTTTAGCTAAGAGCGAGCTACAAAAGAAAAAAATAGTTAAAGATACTTTGTCACTTTTAGATACTGTTTTTATTGATAGAAAGAGTATTAAAAACAGTTTAAATGCATTGGGTGATTTCGGTGCATTTGTTAAAGTTCAAAAAACATATGGTGTAATTTTCCCTGAGGGAACAAGAGTGAAAAGTGAAGGTTTAGGTGAGTTTAAAGCTGGTGCATTTAGAGTTGCACAGAAAGATTATATGGCAATTATCCCTACTGTAATAATCAACTCTTTAGGTTCTGATAGTGTGCACAAAAAGCAAAGACAACAAGTTACTGTTAAATTTTTACCAGCATTAAAACCATCTACATTCATGAATCAAGAAACATCAAAATTAGCAGAAAGAGTTAAAAGCTTAATTGAGTCAGAATTATTGAAGGAAAAAGATGAAAACTAA
- a CDS encoding segregation/condensation protein A, protein MKTNYTNYDSEYSFKVEKFNFDGPLDLLLALVKDKKISINEINLVEIADRYLEIISQLKEQDIDLAVDYLVMAATLLKIKAAMAIQEPGQEIPEEIEEDKRQILRQLAEYEQFKSIKEALKTYELDRQDIFIKDPSNVDEFIVDTNDTRLDGHSNPVKLIAVLRKMFERVYAQKLRTAKLETFKLSPSDQYGMIKELLRKHEKLTFQMVFSQPSMGHFVVTLLAVLVLAKEQYLKIIQEKEFEEISIIRGELYDEK, encoded by the coding sequence ATGAAAACTAATTACACAAATTACGATTCAGAATATAGCTTTAAAGTTGAAAAGTTTAATTTTGATGGACCATTAGATTTATTACTTGCATTAGTTAAAGATAAAAAGATCAGTATTAATGAAATTAACTTAGTAGAAATAGCAGATAGATATTTAGAAATTATTTCTCAATTAAAAGAGCAAGATATTGATTTAGCTGTTGATTATTTAGTTATGGCTGCCACATTACTTAAAATCAAAGCAGCTATGGCAATACAAGAACCAGGACAAGAAATTCCTGAAGAAATTGAAGAAGATAAAAGACAAATTTTGAGACAGTTAGCTGAATATGAACAATTTAAATCAATTAAAGAAGCTCTTAAAACATATGAATTAGATAGACAAGATATTTTCATCAAAGATCCATCAAATGTTGATGAATTTATCGTTGATACCAATGACACTAGGTTAGACGGTCATTCTAACCCAGTTAAATTAATTGCTGTTTTAAGAAAAATGTTTGAAAGAGTTTATGCTCAAAAGCTTAGAACAGCAAAATTAGAAACATTTAAACTATCACCATCTGATCAATATGGAATGATTAAAGAGTTACTTAGAAAACATGAAAAATTAACTTTCCAAATGGTCTTTTCACAACCAAGTATGGGACACTTTGTTGTTACATTGCTTGCTGTATTAGTTTTAGCTAAAGAACAATATTTAAAAATAATTCAAGAAAAAGAATTTGAAGAAATCTCAATTATTAGAGGAGAACTTTACGATGAAAAATAA